One region of Aurantimonas sp. HBX-1 genomic DNA includes:
- the tkt gene encoding transketolase, with translation MSQTAAKPAPETTDLKPRDMANAIRALSMDAVQKANSGHPGMPMGMADVATVLFKSFLRVDPSQPEWPNRDRFILSNGHGSMLQYSIMHLLGFPEMTIEEIENFRQFGSRTAGHPEYGHAAGIEATTGPLGQGMTMAVGMALAERMLNQRFGDDLVDHYTYAIVGDGCLMEGISHEAIDLAGHLKLNKLILLWDDNNITIDGDTKLSTSTDQKQRFLAHGWNVYEVDGHDPEAIETVIAAARQSDKPAFVACKTIIGYGAPNLQGTDKVHGNALGADEVAAARKHMVWTSEPFVIPEPITKAWHAVAAEGRKAREAWEKARDASPNKAAFEAQYATALPENLASLMAEARAKVVTDQPSVATRKASEMALEVINGATDVTIGGSADLTPSNNTKTKGLKDITPDDYSGRYIHYGIREHGMAAVMNGMALHGGFIPYGGTFMCFTDYARGAIRLSALMEVRVVYVMTHDSIGLGEDGPTHQPVEHLAMLRATPNLLLFRPADAVETNEAWEIALEAKKHPSVLALSRQNVPTVRTGDTTENRSRKGAYVLKEADGERDVTILSTGTEVSIAMDAARKLEAEGKKVAVVSMPCWELFEAQDEAYRRSVLGTAPRIAIEAAVRLGWDRWIGENGRFIGMKGFGASAPAPELYKHFGITADAVVAAAHELAA, from the coding sequence ATGTCCCAGACCGCCGCCAAGCCCGCGCCCGAGACGACCGACCTCAAGCCCCGCGACATGGCCAATGCCATCCGGGCGCTTTCGATGGACGCCGTCCAGAAGGCCAATTCCGGCCATCCGGGCATGCCGATGGGCATGGCCGACGTCGCCACCGTGCTGTTCAAGTCGTTCCTGCGGGTCGATCCCTCGCAGCCCGAATGGCCCAACCGCGACCGCTTCATCCTGTCGAACGGCCACGGCTCGATGCTGCAGTACTCGATCATGCATCTCCTCGGCTTCCCGGAGATGACCATCGAGGAGATCGAGAATTTCCGGCAGTTCGGCAGCCGCACCGCCGGCCATCCCGAATACGGGCATGCCGCCGGCATCGAGGCGACCACCGGCCCGCTCGGCCAGGGCATGACCATGGCGGTCGGCATGGCGCTCGCCGAGCGGATGCTGAACCAGCGCTTCGGCGACGATCTCGTCGACCACTACACCTACGCGATCGTCGGCGACGGCTGTCTGATGGAGGGGATCAGCCACGAGGCGATCGACCTCGCCGGCCACCTGAAGCTGAACAAGCTCATCCTGCTCTGGGACGACAACAACATCACCATCGACGGCGACACCAAGCTGTCGACCTCCACCGACCAGAAGCAGCGCTTCCTCGCCCATGGCTGGAACGTCTATGAGGTCGACGGGCATGACCCGGAAGCGATCGAGACGGTGATCGCCGCCGCCCGCCAGAGCGACAAGCCGGCCTTCGTGGCCTGCAAGACCATCATCGGCTACGGCGCCCCGAACCTGCAGGGCACCGACAAGGTGCACGGCAACGCGCTCGGCGCCGACGAGGTCGCCGCGGCCCGCAAGCACATGGTCTGGACGTCGGAGCCCTTCGTCATCCCCGAGCCGATCACCAAGGCCTGGCATGCCGTGGCGGCCGAAGGCCGCAAGGCCCGCGAGGCCTGGGAGAAGGCCCGCGACGCCTCGCCGAACAAGGCCGCGTTCGAGGCCCAGTACGCCACCGCCCTGCCGGAGAACCTCGCATCGCTGATGGCCGAGGCCCGCGCCAAGGTCGTCACGGACCAGCCCTCGGTCGCCACCCGCAAGGCGTCGGAGATGGCGCTCGAGGTGATCAACGGCGCCACCGACGTGACGATCGGCGGCTCGGCCGACCTGACGCCCTCCAACAACACCAAGACCAAGGGCCTGAAGGACATCACGCCCGACGACTATTCCGGCCGCTACATCCACTACGGCATCCGCGAGCACGGCATGGCGGCGGTGATGAACGGCATGGCGCTGCACGGCGGCTTCATCCCCTACGGCGGCACCTTCATGTGCTTCACCGACTACGCCCGCGGCGCCATCCGCCTGTCGGCGCTGATGGAAGTGCGCGTCGTCTACGTGATGACCCACGATTCGATCGGCCTCGGCGAGGACGGCCCGACGCACCAGCCGGTCGAGCACCTGGCAATGCTGCGGGCGACGCCCAACCTGCTGCTGTTCCGGCCGGCCGATGCGGTCGAGACCAACGAGGCCTGGGAGATCGCGCTCGAGGCGAAGAAGCATCCGTCGGTGCTGGCGCTGTCGCGCCAGAACGTGCCGACCGTGCGCACCGGCGACACGACCGAGAACCGGTCGCGCAAGGGCGCCTATGTCCTCAAGGAAGCTGACGGCGAGCGCGACGTGACGATCCTGTCGACCGGGACGGAAGTCTCGATCGCCATGGACGCCGCCCGAAAGCTCGAGGCTGAAGGCAAGAAGGTCGCCGTCGTATCGATGCCCTGCTGGGAACTGTTCGAGGCGCAGGACGAGGCCTACCGCCGCAGCGTCCTCGGCACGGCGCCGCGGATCGCCATCGAGGCGGCCGTCCGGCTCGGCTGGGACCGCTGGATCGGCGAGAACGGCCGCTTCATCGGCATGAAGGGCTTTGGCGCCTCGGCGCCCGCGCCGGAACTCTACAAGCATTTCGGCATCACCGCCGACGCCGTCGTCGCGGCGGCGCACGAACTCGCCGCGTAA
- a CDS encoding phosphoribulokinase → MSARHPIIAITGSSGAGTTSVKNIFDQIFRREQVRAVYIEGDAFHRFDRHAMKERMAEEERAGNRNFSHFSPEANILDRLQEVFEEYGRRGRGQTRHYVHDDAESKLYGTPPGTFSEWAPFEDDSDLLFYEGLHGCVKTDTVDLAPMADLKIGVVPVINLEWIQKIHRDKATRGYSTEAVMDTILRRMPDYVKYICPQFARTNINFQRVPIVDTSDPFIARWIPTADESMIVIRFANPRGIDFPYLLSMINGSFMSRANSIVAPGNKLDIAMQLILTPLILQLMEKKRRAS, encoded by the coding sequence ATGTCCGCACGCCATCCGATCATCGCGATCACCGGGTCCTCGGGGGCCGGCACGACGTCGGTGAAGAACATCTTCGACCAGATCTTCCGGCGTGAGCAGGTGCGGGCCGTCTACATCGAGGGCGACGCGTTCCATCGCTTCGACCGCCATGCGATGAAGGAGCGGATGGCCGAGGAGGAGCGGGCCGGCAACCGCAACTTCTCGCACTTCTCCCCCGAGGCCAACATCCTCGACCGGCTGCAGGAGGTGTTCGAGGAATACGGCCGCCGCGGCCGCGGCCAGACCCGCCACTACGTGCACGACGACGCCGAGTCCAAGCTCTACGGCACGCCCCCCGGGACGTTTTCCGAATGGGCGCCGTTCGAGGACGACAGCGACCTGTTATTCTATGAGGGGCTGCATGGCTGCGTGAAGACAGACACGGTCGATCTCGCCCCGATGGCCGACCTCAAGATCGGCGTCGTGCCGGTCATCAACCTCGAGTGGATCCAGAAGATCCATCGCGACAAGGCGACCCGAGGCTACTCCACCGAGGCCGTCATGGACACGATCCTGCGGCGCATGCCCGACTACGTGAAATACATCTGCCCGCAGTTCGCGCGCACCAACATCAACTTCCAGCGCGTGCCGATCGTTGATACGTCGGACCCGTTCATCGCGCGATGGATACCGACGGCGGATGAATCGATGATCGTCATCCGCTTTGCCAATCCCCGGGGGATCGATTTCCCCTATCTGCTGTCGATGATCAACGGCAGCTTCATGTCACGCGCCAACTCCATCGTGGCACCGGGCAACAAGCTCGACATCGCCATGCAGCTGATACTCACGCCGTTGATATTGCAGCTGATGGAAAAGAAGCGCCGCGCTTCGTAG
- a CDS encoding class 1 fructose-bisphosphatase encodes MTSSLDAYLGSQGDADPTRRQVAETIRQLCAASVKVRNTITNGTASEHLGASREATNAGGDVQKELDVVADRLFLDAAKAAGIAYFGSEEQDEAIVLDPNGALALAIDPLDGSSNIETNVSIGTIFSILPVADAHRADPKTAFLQPGSRQLAAGFFIYGPQLLLVLSVGNGTHVFIFSSSFGGFVELIASVSIPERASEFAINASNYRHWEPQIRSYIDDCLAGAEGPRERDFNMRWIGSMVADCYRILVRGGVFLYPGDARKGYAKGRLRHVYEASPVAFCVEHAGGAATDGLHRILDIVPDSLHARTPLVFGGKREVARIARYMADPAELSERSPLFGKRSLFRA; translated from the coding sequence ATGACATCGTCTCTCGACGCCTATCTCGGATCGCAAGGCGATGCCGACCCGACGCGACGGCAGGTCGCCGAGACGATCCGGCAACTGTGCGCCGCATCCGTGAAGGTCCGCAACACGATCACCAACGGAACCGCCAGCGAGCATCTGGGCGCGTCCCGCGAGGCGACCAACGCCGGCGGCGACGTCCAGAAGGAACTCGACGTCGTCGCCGACCGGCTGTTCCTGGACGCGGCCAAGGCCGCCGGGATCGCCTATTTCGGTTCGGAAGAGCAGGACGAGGCGATCGTCCTCGATCCGAACGGGGCGCTCGCCCTGGCCATCGACCCGCTCGACGGCTCCTCCAACATCGAGACCAACGTCTCCATCGGCACCATCTTCTCGATCCTGCCCGTCGCCGACGCGCATCGGGCCGATCCGAAGACTGCCTTCCTGCAGCCGGGGTCGCGCCAGCTGGCGGCCGGGTTCTTCATCTACGGGCCGCAGCTGCTGCTGGTCCTGTCGGTCGGCAACGGCACGCATGTCTTCATCTTCTCGTCGAGCTTCGGCGGCTTCGTCGAGCTGATCGCCTCGGTGTCGATCCCGGAGCGCGCCAGCGAGTTCGCCATCAACGCCTCCAACTACCGGCACTGGGAGCCGCAGATCCGCTCCTATATCGACGACTGCCTGGCCGGTGCGGAAGGGCCGCGCGAGCGCGACTTCAACATGCGCTGGATCGGCTCGATGGTCGCCGACTGCTACCGCATCCTGGTGCGCGGCGGCGTCTTCCTCTACCCGGGCGACGCGCGCAAGGGCTACGCCAAGGGGCGCCTGCGGCACGTCTACGAGGCGAGCCCGGTAGCCTTCTGCGTCGAGCATGCCGGCGGCGCCGCGACCGACGGTCTGCATCGCATTCTCGACATCGTGCCGGACAGTCTGCACGCCCGCACGCCGCTGGTCTTCGGCGGCAAGCGCGAGGTGGCGCGGATCGCCCGCTACATGGCCGATCCCGCCGAACTCAGCGAGCGCTCGCCGCTCTTCGGCAAGAGAAGCCTGTTCAGGGCCTGA
- a CDS encoding LysR family transcriptional regulator, translated as MRNLTLRQLRSVQAIVRHRTIAAAARQLGLTAPAVTLQIKQLEDDVGLPLFTRTNDGMRLTAAGSAVLNAANAVETSLRALGDEVGAIKGVRSGTIRLGAVSTAKYFAPRLIAAFRQSFPDIEIKLTVGNRLAILADLKAYQSDIALMGRPPVEFPVTATFFGDHPLVMIAPPDHPLARERDISRERLLEETIIIREPGSGTRSSLELFFAEHPGRLEAASAEMGSNETIKQAVMAGLGIAFISAHTIAFEVEMGRLVILDVADLPIRRKWYGVCRRERMTAPAELAFMDFLVQRGARHLPLIDRLYPVEPGAPEPAEAGVTGPSPAQP; from the coding sequence ATGCGAAACCTCACACTGCGCCAGCTGCGTTCCGTCCAGGCCATCGTCCGACACCGGACCATTGCCGCGGCGGCACGCCAGCTCGGTCTCACCGCGCCTGCCGTGACACTACAGATAAAGCAGCTCGAGGACGATGTCGGCCTGCCTCTGTTCACCCGGACCAATGACGGCATGCGCCTGACGGCCGCCGGCTCTGCCGTACTCAACGCCGCCAACGCTGTCGAGACGAGCCTGCGGGCGCTGGGCGACGAAGTGGGCGCGATCAAGGGGGTGCGCTCCGGCACCATCCGGCTGGGCGCCGTCTCGACGGCGAAATATTTCGCGCCGCGGCTGATCGCGGCATTCCGCCAGTCCTTCCCCGACATCGAGATCAAGCTCACCGTCGGCAACCGGCTGGCGATCCTCGCGGACCTCAAGGCCTACCAGTCGGACATCGCGCTGATGGGCCGGCCGCCGGTGGAGTTTCCGGTGACCGCCACCTTCTTCGGCGACCATCCGCTGGTGATGATCGCCCCGCCCGACCATCCGCTGGCCAGGGAACGGGACATCAGCCGGGAACGCCTGCTCGAGGAGACGATCATCATCCGCGAGCCGGGTTCGGGCACGCGCTCGTCGCTGGAGTTGTTCTTCGCCGAGCATCCGGGCCGCCTGGAAGCCGCCTCCGCCGAGATGGGCTCGAACGAAACGATCAAGCAGGCGGTGATGGCGGGTCTCGGCATCGCCTTCATCTCCGCCCACACCATCGCCTTCGAGGTCGAGATGGGGCGGCTGGTGATCCTCGACGTCGCCGACTTGCCGATCCGCCGCAAGTGGTACGGCGTCTGCCGCCGCGAGCGGATGACGGCGCCGGCCGAACTCGCCTTCATGGATTTCCTGGTGCAGCGCGGCGCCCGGCACCTGCCGCTGATCGACCGGCTCTACCCGGTGGAGCCCGGCGCACCGGAGCCCGCGGAAGCCGGCGTCACCGGTCCGTCCCCGGCGCAGCCCTGA
- the fni gene encoding type 2 isopentenyl-diphosphate Delta-isomerase — translation MPVKERGGASSTADIGARKSDHLDIVLAPSLASQRAGSGFDRVVFEHVALPELSLAAIDLSTAFLGKRLKAPLLISSMTGGPERAARINAHLAEAAEELGIALAVGSQRIALEGRASGGLDRSLRRLAPSIPILANVGGAQLVLGYGRDEAERAVEMIGADALIVHLNPLQEALQDGGDTDWRGVLAAVERLVRSLSVPVVVKEVGAGISGTLARRLVDAGVHAVDVAGAGGTSWAAVEAERAPDAARRDSALLFADWGIPTAEAIVDVRRACPEAVVIGSGGIRDGLDVARAIRLGADLAGQAAASLASADHSAEAAAAHFRTVIGQLRVACFCTGSGDLSALREARLRAAPGTDR, via the coding sequence ATGCCGGTGAAGGAACGGGGCGGAGCGTCGTCGACGGCCGATATCGGCGCCCGCAAGAGCGACCATCTCGACATCGTGCTTGCGCCCTCGCTCGCCTCGCAGCGCGCCGGCAGCGGCTTCGACCGCGTCGTCTTCGAGCATGTCGCGCTGCCGGAGCTGTCGCTGGCCGCGATCGACCTGTCGACCGCGTTTCTCGGCAAGCGTCTCAAGGCACCGCTGCTGATCAGTTCGATGACCGGCGGCCCGGAGCGCGCCGCCCGCATCAATGCCCACCTGGCGGAAGCCGCCGAGGAGCTCGGCATCGCTCTCGCCGTCGGATCGCAGCGAATCGCGCTGGAGGGGCGTGCCAGCGGCGGCCTCGACCGTTCGCTGCGGCGCCTGGCGCCGAGCATTCCCATTCTCGCCAATGTCGGCGGCGCCCAGCTCGTCCTCGGCTATGGCCGCGACGAGGCGGAGCGTGCCGTCGAGATGATCGGCGCCGACGCGCTGATCGTCCATCTCAACCCGCTGCAGGAGGCGCTGCAGGACGGCGGCGACACCGACTGGCGCGGCGTGCTGGCGGCGGTCGAGCGCCTGGTGCGCAGCCTGTCGGTTCCCGTGGTGGTCAAGGAGGTCGGGGCAGGGATCTCCGGGACCCTGGCGCGGCGCCTGGTCGATGCGGGCGTCCACGCGGTCGATGTCGCCGGCGCCGGCGGCACCAGCTGGGCCGCCGTCGAGGCGGAACGCGCGCCGGACGCGGCGCGGCGGGACTCCGCGCTGCTGTTCGCCGACTGGGGCATCCCGACGGCCGAGGCGATCGTCGATGTCCGCCGGGCCTGTCCGGAGGCGGTGGTCATCGGCTCCGGCGGTATCCGCGACGGTCTCGACGTTGCCCGGGCGATTCGGCTCGGCGCCGATCTCGCGGGTCAGGCGGCGGCCAGCCTTGCCAGCGCCGACCACTCGGCGGAGGCCGCCGCGGCGCATTTCAGGACCGTCATCGGGCAGTTGCGGGTCGCCTGCTTCTGCACCGGCTCCGGCGACCTGTCGGCGCTGCGCGAGGCGCGGCTCAGGGCTGCGCCGGGGACGGACCGGTGA
- a CDS encoding polyprenyl synthetase family protein, with product MTVDLKSGVAVYVRRIDQRLADLIPRALPGQTQLDAAIAASVLAPGKRLRPLMTAIAAEDLGGDLGPAIDAGCAVEMVHAASLILDDLPSMDDATMRRGQPAIHITYGEDVAVLASIGVLAGAFEMLTTIETLPPAARTECIRLLTRAVGVNGLVGGQFEDLRGGRAARPVADIAVANGLKTGSLFSAAVEIGAVVAGADAVTRTRLREFAAELGHAFQLLDDLLDGGASAITIGKDIGKDVGKSTIVSMLGRPSVVHRIDRHVETAHARLNDVFGPTGRLHVLVGAIFDTTLRARMTEAAGSEAGLREQEAGAR from the coding sequence ATGACAGTGGACCTCAAGAGCGGCGTTGCCGTCTATGTCCGCAGGATCGACCAGCGATTGGCGGACCTCATCCCGCGCGCTTTGCCGGGCCAGACGCAGCTGGACGCGGCCATCGCGGCCAGCGTGCTGGCGCCCGGCAAGCGGCTGCGGCCGCTGATGACGGCGATCGCCGCCGAGGATCTGGGCGGTGATCTCGGCCCCGCCATCGACGCCGGCTGCGCAGTGGAGATGGTGCATGCCGCCTCGCTGATCCTCGACGACCTGCCATCGATGGACGATGCGACGATGCGGCGCGGCCAGCCGGCCATCCACATCACCTACGGCGAGGACGTCGCGGTGCTGGCCTCGATCGGGGTGCTGGCGGGCGCCTTCGAGATGCTGACGACGATCGAGACGCTGCCGCCGGCCGCGCGGACCGAGTGCATCCGCCTGCTGACGCGGGCGGTGGGCGTCAACGGCCTGGTCGGCGGCCAGTTCGAGGATCTGCGCGGTGGCCGCGCCGCGCGCCCGGTGGCCGACATCGCCGTCGCCAACGGGCTGAAGACCGGCTCGCTGTTCTCCGCCGCGGTGGAGATCGGCGCGGTGGTGGCGGGCGCCGACGCGGTGACGCGGACCCGTCTGCGCGAATTCGCGGCCGAACTCGGCCATGCCTTCCAGCTGCTCGACGACCTCCTGGACGGCGGCGCCAGCGCCATCACCATCGGCAAGGACATCGGCAAGGATGTCGGCAAGTCGACCATCGTCTCGATGCTCGGCCGGCCGTCCGTCGTGCACCGCATCGACCGCCACGTGGAGACCGCGCATGCGCGGCTCAACGACGTGTTCGGCCCCACCGGCCGGCTGCATGTTCTCGTCGGCGCGATCTTCGACACGACGCTGCGCGCCCGGATGACCGAGGCGGCCGGCAGCGAGGCCGGCTTGCGCGAGCAGGAAGCCGGAGCCAGATAG
- a CDS encoding sterol desaturase family protein yields MDMQLTDWPVLAAIAFVVFLGMEAFAWAAHKYIMHSWGWGWHQSHHEEREGWFEKNDLYAVVFAAFAILLFVVASYGHPVVGAVATGITLYGAFYFIVHDGLVHQRWPFRHIPHKGYAKRLVQAHRLHHAVKGKDGGVSFGFLYAPPIDELTRQLRAEGTVAAERRRESRPEAGATEH; encoded by the coding sequence ATGGACATGCAACTGACGGACTGGCCGGTCCTGGCGGCCATCGCCTTCGTGGTCTTCCTCGGCATGGAAGCCTTCGCCTGGGCGGCCCACAAATACATCATGCACAGCTGGGGCTGGGGCTGGCACCAGTCGCATCACGAGGAACGCGAAGGCTGGTTCGAGAAGAACGACCTTTACGCCGTGGTCTTCGCCGCGTTCGCGATCCTGCTGTTCGTCGTGGCGAGCTATGGCCATCCGGTGGTCGGCGCCGTGGCGACCGGCATCACGCTCTACGGCGCCTTCTACTTCATCGTCCATGACGGGCTGGTGCACCAGCGCTGGCCGTTCCGGCACATCCCGCACAAGGGCTACGCCAAGCGCCTGGTGCAGGCGCACCGGCTGCACCATGCGGTCAAGGGCAAGGACGGCGGCGTCTCGTTCGGCTTCCTCTACGCCCCGCCGATCGACGAGCTGACCCGGCAGCTGCGCGCCGAGGGCACCGTCGCGGCCGAGCGGCGGCGCGAGTCCCGCCCCGAGGCCGGCGCCACCGAACACTGA
- a CDS encoding phytoene/squalene synthase family protein: protein MSVFTPVAVPLDPAARADLAAMAEDAIAKGSKSFAAAARLFDPETRRSAMMLYAWCRHCDDAIDGQVLGFARRPDLEASRPDERMAKLESETLAALAGRPTGDPCFKAIGDVVARHRLPPELLTQHLAGYRMDVDGRRYETITDTLEYSYHVAGVVGVMMSMVMGVREEATLDRAADLGIAFQLTNIARDIVEDARAGRIYLPEEWLAEADLRPGDVVDPRQRPVVALLANRLVDLAEPYYASAFHGLKDLPPRSAWAVATAHGVYREIGLQVKALGASAWDQRVSTGRRQKLRHVTLGAARAAMSRRAKPQARPADLWTRPRLGDA from the coding sequence ATGTCGGTCTTTACCCCCGTTGCCGTGCCGCTGGATCCCGCCGCCCGGGCCGATCTCGCCGCCATGGCCGAGGACGCCATCGCCAAGGGATCGAAGAGCTTTGCCGCAGCGGCGAGGCTGTTCGATCCGGAGACGCGCCGCAGCGCGATGATGCTCTATGCCTGGTGCCGGCACTGCGACGACGCCATCGACGGACAGGTGCTGGGCTTCGCGCGCCGGCCCGACCTGGAGGCGTCGCGGCCTGACGAGCGGATGGCGAAGCTGGAAAGCGAGACGCTGGCGGCGCTGGCGGGGCGCCCCACCGGCGATCCCTGCTTCAAGGCGATCGGCGACGTGGTGGCGCGTCACCGCCTGCCGCCCGAACTCCTGACCCAGCATCTCGCCGGCTACCGCATGGATGTCGACGGCCGCCGCTACGAGACGATCACCGACACGCTCGAGTATTCCTACCATGTGGCGGGCGTCGTCGGCGTGATGATGTCGATGGTGATGGGCGTGCGGGAGGAGGCGACCCTCGACCGCGCCGCTGATCTCGGCATCGCCTTCCAGCTGACCAACATTGCCCGCGACATCGTCGAGGATGCGCGCGCGGGGCGGATCTACCTGCCGGAGGAGTGGCTGGCGGAGGCCGACCTTCGCCCCGGTGACGTCGTCGACCCGCGCCAGCGGCCGGTCGTCGCGCTGCTGGCCAATCGCCTCGTCGACCTCGCCGAGCCCTATTACGCCTCGGCCTTTCATGGACTGAAGGACCTGCCGCCGCGTTCCGCCTGGGCGGTGGCGACCGCGCATGGCGTCTACCGCGAGATCGGCCTGCAGGTGAAGGCGCTGGGCGCTTCGGCCTGGGACCAGCGGGTCTCCACCGGCCGCCGCCAGAAGCTTCGCCATGTGACGCTGGGCGCGGCACGGGCCGCGATGTCGCGTCGCGCCAAGCCGCAGGCGCGACCGGCGGATCTCTGGACCCGGCCCCGGCTCGGCGACGCCTGA
- a CDS encoding phytoene desaturase → MNGAPNGAGGARPSAVVVGSGFGGLALAVRLQSAGFSTTLLEKRDKPGGRAYVYEDRGFTFDAGPTVITDPASLEELFAASGRRLADYVELLPVSPFYQLRWEDGVSFDYVNDQDSLDRQIAALNPADVAGYRRFLAYSKEVYHEGYEKLGTVPFLSFRDMIRAGPQLARLQAWRSVYAKVAEFIEEEHLRQAFSFHSLLVGGNPFATSSIYALIHALERQGGVWFPRGGTGALVRGLVRLFEEIGGRIELSAEVARIEIEGDRAKAVLLKDGRRFAADVVASNADVVHTYDTLLAGNARGEAEARRLKGRRFSMSLFVIYFGLKTHRPDIQHHTVCFGARYRDLISEIFKGPKLADDFSLYLHNPCVTDPSLAPAGAGSFYVLSPVPHLGNADIDWDVEGPRYRDRILDYLEARYIPNLKADLVTSRIFTPFDFRDELNAHVGSAFSLDPVLTQSAWFRPHNRDRDIPNLYLVGAGTHPGAGVPGVIGSAKATAGLMIADAGL, encoded by the coding sequence ATGAACGGCGCCCCGAACGGCGCCGGCGGCGCCCGGCCGAGCGCGGTGGTCGTCGGCTCCGGCTTCGGCGGACTGGCGCTCGCGGTCCGCCTGCAGTCGGCGGGCTTCAGCACGACGCTTCTGGAAAAGCGCGACAAGCCCGGCGGCCGCGCCTACGTCTACGAGGATCGGGGCTTCACCTTCGATGCCGGCCCGACGGTGATCACCGATCCGGCCTCGCTCGAGGAGCTCTTCGCCGCCTCCGGACGCCGTCTGGCGGACTATGTCGAGTTGCTGCCGGTCTCGCCCTTCTACCAGCTGCGCTGGGAGGACGGCGTCAGCTTCGACTATGTCAACGACCAGGACTCCCTCGACCGGCAGATCGCCGCGCTCAATCCGGCCGACGTCGCCGGCTACCGCCGCTTCCTCGCCTACTCCAAGGAAGTCTACCACGAGGGCTACGAGAAGCTCGGCACCGTGCCGTTCCTGTCCTTCCGCGACATGATCCGGGCCGGGCCGCAACTCGCCCGGCTGCAGGCCTGGCGAAGCGTCTACGCCAAGGTCGCCGAGTTCATCGAGGAGGAGCACCTCAGGCAGGCCTTCTCCTTCCATTCGCTGCTGGTCGGCGGCAACCCGTTCGCGACATCCTCGATCTACGCGCTGATCCATGCGCTGGAGCGCCAGGGCGGCGTCTGGTTTCCGCGCGGCGGCACCGGCGCGCTGGTGCGCGGCCTCGTCCGGCTGTTCGAGGAGATCGGCGGCCGCATCGAACTCTCGGCGGAGGTCGCCAGGATCGAGATCGAGGGCGACCGGGCGAAGGCGGTGCTGCTGAAGGACGGTCGGCGCTTTGCCGCCGACGTCGTCGCTTCCAACGCCGACGTCGTCCACACCTACGACACGCTGCTCGCCGGCAATGCCCGCGGCGAGGCGGAGGCGAGGCGGCTGAAGGGCCGGCGCTTCTCCATGTCGCTCTTTGTCATCTATTTCGGCCTGAAGACCCACCGGCCGGACATCCAGCACCACACGGTCTGCTTCGGCGCGCGCTACCGCGACCTGATCTCCGAGATCTTCAAGGGACCGAAGCTCGCCGATGACTTCTCGCTCTATCTGCACAATCCCTGCGTCACCGATCCGTCGCTGGCGCCGGCGGGGGCCGGCAGCTTCTACGTGCTGTCGCCGGTGCCGCATCTCGGCAATGCCGACATCGACTGGGACGTCGAAGGGCCACGCTACCGCGACCGCATCCTCGACTATCTCGAGGCGCGCTACATTCCGAACCTCAAGGCAGACCTCGTGACGAGCCGCATCTTCACCCCCTTCGACTTCCGCGACGAACTCAACGCGCATGTCGGCTCGGCCTTCTCGCTCGACCCGGTGCTCACCCAGAGCGCCTGGTTCCGGCCGCACAACCGCGACCGCGACATCCCCAATCTCTATCTCGTCGGGGCGGGGACGCATCCGGGCGCCGGCGTGCCGGGCGTCATCGGATCGGCCAAGGCGACGGCCGGGCTGATGATCGCCGATGCCGGGCTCTGA